A genomic window from Solanum dulcamara chromosome 11, daSolDulc1.2, whole genome shotgun sequence includes:
- the LOC129874453 gene encoding DNA-directed RNA polymerase II subunit RPB1-like: MDIYVFHGVNEVEVAPLALNNFPHLLDSGVPLNGGGGIGEESFTSFNEVESSDPNFESSNPVIEHYSAPTKPSTLFSEPFNPSFQPSNPLVEPSNTSFQPSNPLTEPSNPYSQPPTPLDEPQTDEDLSGDESNDDSEVDSNEDSIDSDLHEEYRDFRASRRHFNRSNKRTRGTTTEQVHTGEKGTNIGYDKINVDSKDSLLGKLGGDEPYYPNDEAPRFALEKETGWGDG, from the coding sequence ATGGATATTTATGTTTTTCATGGGGTCAATGAGGTAGAAGTTGCTCCATTGGCTTTGAATAATTTCCCTCATTTGCTGGACAGTGGTGTGCCTTTAAATGGTGGAGGTGGGATAGGTGAAGAATCTTTTACCTCTTTTAATGAAGTTGAGTCTTCTGACCCTAATTTTGAATCTTCAAATCCTGTAATTGAGCATTATAGTGCTCCTACTAAACCTTCTACTCTTTTTTCTGAACCTTTCAACCCTTCATTTCAGCCTTCTAATCCTCTTGTTGAACCTTCCAACACTTCTTTTCAGCCTTCTAATCCTCTAACTGAAccttcaaatccttatagccaGCCTCCAACTCCTCTTGATGAACCTCAAACTGATGAGGATCTAAGTGGAGATGAATCAAATGATGATTCTGAAGTAGATAGCAATGAAGATAGTATAGATAGTGATCTTCACGAAGAGTATAGGGATTTCAGAGCTTCAAGAAGGCATTTTAATAGGTCAAACAAGAGAACTAGAGGTACAACTACTGAACAGGTTCATACTGGTGAAAAAGGGACAAATATAGGATATGATAAGATAAATGTTGATAGTAAGGATAGCTTATTAGGTAAGCTAGGGGGTGATGAACCTTACTATCCAAATGATGAAGCTCCTAGATTTGCATTAGAGAAAGAAACAGGTTGGGGAGATGGTTAG
- the LOC129874454 gene encoding uncharacterized protein LOC129874454 isoform X1 — translation METCCRCRFRGQRKTQLEDFGHVHAFVQLFDYWWLNCWIIRCWPHIHIAHWLNKMCICAQGSNTMRTRYFLKLPSSTTTSAPKNVYTMCKTLVYNLKTPFSISR, via the exons ATGGAGACTTGCTGCAGATGCAGATTTCGTGGTCAGAGGAAAACCCAGCTAGAAGATTTTGGTCATGTCCACGCTTTCGT GCAGCTGTTTGATTATTGGTGGTTGAACTGTTGGATTATCAGATGTTGGCCACATATTCATATTGCTCATTGGCTGAATAAAATGTGCATATGTGCTCAG GGAAGCAACACCATGAGGACAAGGTATTTCCTTAAGCTGCCAAGCTCTACAACTACAAGTGCGCCTAAGAATGTCTACACAATGTGTAAAACCCTTGTCTACAACCTCAAAACCCCTTTCTCCATTTCAAGATAA
- the LOC129874454 gene encoding uncharacterized protein LOC129874454 isoform X2 yields the protein MIRQLFDYWWLNCWIIRCWPHIHIAHWLNKMCICAQGSNTMRTRYFLKLPSSTTTSAPKNVYTMCKTLVYNLKTPFSISR from the exons atgataaG GCAGCTGTTTGATTATTGGTGGTTGAACTGTTGGATTATCAGATGTTGGCCACATATTCATATTGCTCATTGGCTGAATAAAATGTGCATATGTGCTCAG GGAAGCAACACCATGAGGACAAGGTATTTCCTTAAGCTGCCAAGCTCTACAACTACAAGTGCGCCTAAGAATGTCTACACAATGTGTAAAACCCTTGTCTACAACCTCAAAACCCCTTTCTCCATTTCAAGATAA